In the genome of Elephas maximus indicus isolate mEleMax1 chromosome 6, mEleMax1 primary haplotype, whole genome shotgun sequence, one region contains:
- the LOC126077921 gene encoding olfactory receptor 10AG1-like, with amino-acid sequence MNHQEEPPDENLTELLDFVLLGFADMPHLRWFLFGLFLVIYIIILMSNGTIFLITKMDPALQSPMYFFLANFSFSEICFVSATLPRMLMNLGTQRRRISLVACATRLCFGLIFRVAECLLLAVMSYDRYVAICNPLNYPLVMNHRVCIQLVTGSWTVGIPFLIEYTYQTFSLPFCGSNQIDHFFCDVFPILKLACGDTFVNEMLVYTVAVLFVMVPFLLILGSYSKIISIILKLPSVTSQAKAFSTCSSHLMVVVLFFGSAIITYLKPNTRHSDGTDKVLSLFCTILMPKFNPMIYSLRNKEVIIALRKLLCK; translated from the coding sequence ATGAATCATCAAGAAGAACCACCAGATGAAAATCTAACTGAATTGTTGGATTTTGTTCTCTTGGGCTTTGCTGATATGCCCCACCTCCGGTGgtttctttttggattatttttagtCATCTATATCATTATCCTAATGAGCAATGGCACTATATTTCTAATAACAAAAATGGATCCTGCTCTCCAGagccctatgtattttttcctggcaaatttttccttctcgGAAATCTGCTTTGTATCAGCTACTCTCCCCAGAATGCTGATGAATCTTGGGACCCAGAGAAGAAGAATTTCCTTGGTTGCCTGTGCTACACGGTTGTGCTTTGGCCTTATATTCAGAGTCGCAGAGTGTTTGCTCCTGGCAGtgatgtcctatgaccgctatgtggccatttgcaacCCTCTGAACTATCCCCTAGTCATGAACCACAGGGTCTGTATCCAGTTGGTGACTGGGTCCTGGACCGTTGGAATCCCTTTTCTTATAGAGTATACGTATCAgactttctctctgcctttttgtgGATCTAACCAAATcgaccacttcttctgtgacgtTTTTCCAAtactgaagctggcttgtgggGACACATTTGTAAATGAGATGTTGGTCTACACAGTTGCTGTGTTGTTTGTCATGGTTCCATTTCTGTTGATACTTGGCTCCTACAGTAAAAtcatctccatcatcctgaagttgCCATCAGTCACAAGTCAagccaaagccttctccacctgctcgTCTCACCTTATGGTTGTGGTGTTGTTCTTTGGATCAGCCATTATTACATACTTAAAGCCCAACACCAGACACTCAGACGGAACTGACAAagtgctttctcttttctgtacTATCCTAATGCCAAAGTTTAATCCCATGATATATAGTCTAAGGAACAAAGAGGTCATAATTGCACTGAGAAAACTGCTATGTAAATAA